Below is a window of Humulus lupulus chromosome 2, drHumLupu1.1, whole genome shotgun sequence DNA.
TTGTATTGAAATTTGATCCCTTTGCGGGCCGTGTTGTGGCGTGGAAAAAGGGTACATAAAAGTCACTTTTTCTCttaatcttattttttttatgacgGTCACCCTAGTAGTTGTTTTAGAAAATTACAAAGGTTGAACTGGAAATTTCAAGATTTTGCAACAATATAACATATCATCTTCTTGCAGCACTAGGTACAAGGGATTAAGTTGAAGAGTTTTTTCCTAtctatttgttatttttttttacccAACTGGATATTGATAGACCACTGACGTACGTGTATGCTAGAAGGTGAGGAAAGAGTGTATCGGTTGCCAAGTCAGCTGAGGGCAGTGCAGGGAATTAGTCTTTAGAAAGTGGTTTTGTGAGTTATTGTAGCCTAAGGGCAGGTGCAAGGGTGTACCTAGTAGTAAGAGAATAATAGAGGAGTATAGGGTAACCAGAGGGGTGTGGATTATCTGAGTAAACTTGTATTTGGAGAGACACAGACTCTCAAATTCCTGTTAGTTCAATGAAAAGTTGCACTGATTTGTCCTAGATGTATTTTTTTCTGTTTCTGTAATACTTAAATGGCAAGGTATACctatcaattggtatcagagactCCCGATCCACAATGGCCAAGAAGTTCAAAGCGGTGGTGGAGGCTTTGGATGGAAAAGTTTCAGAGCTCCAGGAGAAAGTTCAGTCAGAATTAGCAACGGTAAAGGCAGATTTGGGTTCACTGAAGGAGGGGTTAGCTCGTATGCCGGCCATGGAAGTCTTGCCACTGATTGTTGCCCAAATGAACCAACCCACTAGCAGGGAGGAAAGCGAATCTGCAGCAGTAAGTGTCGATCAAACTCACTGGGCTGTAGACGGCGATACGATGACAGGAGACAACCAGTTGGGTTGCAGGGGAGCCGATTAGCTCGGATCCCACCGACGGGACACTCCGAGCACTTCTCTTCTGGTCCCTGGTTTGGCCTAGATTTCCCTCCCCCTAGAATGGAGCTGCCCTTGTTTTCCGGCGACAACCCCGAAGCCCACATGGAGCGATATTTTTTGTTATCCAAAATGTCTGAAGCCCACATGCTCGAGACAACCATTATCGACTTAGAAGGAGACGCTTTAACATGGTGAAGCAAGAGTCGACGGTGAAGGACTATCGGCTTAGGTGGGAGGCGTTGGCTTCTCGGGTACCCGATACCCCTGAACACATTTTGGAAGGAAACGTTGTCAAAGGACTTAAAGAAGAGATTAGAAGTGCTATTCACATTGGCCCAAGTAACGGATGTGGCCCAACAAATTGAGGAAAGTCATTAGATGCTATGTGGGCCGACCTCACTTAATCGTTCACCTTCTCACAAGCAAATCTTGAGCCCTATCATCCCAACCCGATCATCCATTTCAACTTAGACTTCTAAACCACCATCGATTTTCAGCTCAAATTCTTCGATCGTTTCAGCTTCAACACCGGCACCAAGTACTATAGCAATCAATATGAAGAACCCACAGACACGGAGAATCACTGAAACAGAATATCAAGATAGGAAGGCAAGAAGGGTGTGTTTTAAGTGTGAAAAAAGTGGCATAGAGGGCATGAATGTGAGCAGAAGGCTTTGCAAATGATTTTGTTGATGGATGAGGAAGAAGGTAGCCCACAGATGGAGTCACCACCAACAACCCCGGAACCGTTAGAAGATATGACGAGTGAAGAAACCTTGGCTACTTTATCACTGAATTCATTGGTTGGAATTACCTCGGCCAATACAATGAAATTAACGGGCAAGATTGCGCATCAGCAAGTTACTGTGCTCATAGACCGGAACAACTCAACTTTATTTCTACTGACATGGTTAAGGCAACAAACATTCCAATCACAACAACATCATGCTATGGTGTGTTGTTGGGCACAAGAGGAAAAGTTCAAACAGATGGTATTTGCAGCTCGGTGGAGCTCGATTTGGGCACTCTTCGGGTAGTTACTGATTTCTTACCGTTAGATTTGGGAGGGGTAGATGTGATTTTGGGTATCAAGTGGTTGGAAACATTGGGGAATATGCAAGTCAACTGGCGAACTATGGTAATGAAGTTCGAGGTAGGAGGATCATGGATAACATTGCAAGGCGATCCTAGCCTTTACAAATCGCAAATTTCTCTCAAGGCAATGATACACACGGTGCAACAAGAAGGTGAGGGTTTTTGGGTAGAACTTGGGGCATTTACAGTAGAAGAGGAAACAAAGGTCGGCCCAATTCCGTCGACTGTGGTGACAATTTTAGACAAGTTCAAGGCTGTGTTTGATATGCCGCAAGGGTTGCCACCACCTCGGGCAAGGGAGCATACCATATCCTTGAAGGAAGGAATGGGACCTATTAGCGTGCGGCCATACCGGTATGCACAAGCTCAAAAGGACGAAATTGAGAGATTGATGACAGAAATGTTGCAAGCCGGTATTGTCAGACCCAGCCATAGTCCTTTCTCAAGTCCAGTCTTGCTAGTAAAGAAAAAAGACGGGAGCTGGTGATTTTGTGTAGACTACAAAGCTCTAAACAGAGCTACAATGGCTGATAAATTTCCTATACCGATCATCGACGAACTATTAGATGAGCTACATGGTGCAAAGGTGTTTTCCAAGTTGGACCTGAAATCCAGATATCACCATATTCGAGTTTCTACCAAGGATGTGGAGAAGACAGCTTTCTGAACACATAAAGGCCACTATGAGTTCCTTGTGATGCCTTTCGGCCTTACAAACGCCCCTACCACCTTTTAAGCATTGATGAACGAGGTATTTCGTGATTTTTTGCGAAAGTTTGTCCTTGTTTTCTTTGATGACATTTTAGTGTACAACTCTACTCTTGACGACCATGAATGTCATTTGGGGATGGTTTTGGAGCGGTTATACCCGCACCAATTGTATGCCAACCACAAGAAGTGTCTATTTGCTCAAGAACAACTAGAGTATTTGGCTCACATCATTTCAGCGGAAGGAGTTTCAGCAGACTTGAGCAAATTGAAGGCCATGGAGGAATGGCCTATTCCCAAGACCTTATGAGATTTGAGAGGATTTTTGGGCCTCACCGGGTATTATTGTAAATTTGTGAGAGGTTATGGGCAGATTGCAAGACCTCTAACAGACCAGTTGAAAAAGGATGCCATTGGGTGGTCAGAAGAAGCTCAAGATGCCTTTGTTCGGTTGAAGGACGCCAAGTGCTCCATACCTGCTCTAGCGCTGCCTGATTATTCTAATCCCTTTGTGTTAGAGACTGTTGCATCAGGCAGTGGGTTGGGGGCAATCCTAATGCAAAATCAACGACCCATAGCTTTTTATAGTCAGGTTCTATCCTCTAGAGCTCGCACTAAGTCTGTCTATGAGCGAGAATTGATGGCAATTGTGTTGGCAATACAAAAGTGGCGTCCTTACTTGTTGGGTCGCAAATTTTTGGTCCGTAAAGATCAGCAGAGCCTAAAATACTTGCTGGAACAAAGATTAGTAGCTTCCGAGCATCAAAAATGGCTAACAAAACTCTTGGGTTATGATTTTGAAATTGTGTACAAGCCGAGTTTGGAAAATAAAGTGGCTGATGCTCTTTCTAGGATACATCAAGAGGTGTCCTTGGCTGTAATCTCTGTACCAACACTCATATCCATACCAGAATTACAGGCCCATGTTAAGGCAGACCCGATATTGGCTAAAATCATTCATGAAATCAGCATTGGTCGAGATACTGGCATTATTCTTTAGTGTAGGGCTGTTTGAAGTTTAGAGGACGCTTGGTCATTCCCTCATCTCCATTCATTCCTATTGTATTGCAAGAGTACCACGGCAGCAGTATAGGAGGACATTCTGGGGTATTCAAAACATTTCAGAGGATAGCGAGGGACTTCTATTGGTCGAGTATGAGAAAGGATGTGCAAAAGTATGTTGCGGAGTGTGCTACCTGCCAACATAAATATTTAGCCTAATCTCCAGCTGGATTACTGCAGCCATTGCCTGTTCCGAAGCAAGTTTGGGAGGACATTTCAATGGACTTCATTGAAGGCTTACTGCTGTCCAATGGGTTCGATACCATATTTGTTGTGGTGGATAGACTCACCAAGTACAACCATTTTATACCACTCCGCCACCCGTTCTCCGCCACCACAGTTGCTACTGTTTTTGTGAAGGAAGTGGTGCGATTACATGGGATACCAAGATCGATTGTGTTCGATAGAGACAAAATATTTCTCAGCCTTTTTTGGAAGGAGTTATTCCGCCTCCAAGAAACTCAACTCAAGCACAGCACTTCGTACCACCCACAATCCGATGGGCAAACGGAGGTGGTCAACAGATGCCTTGAGACGTATTTGCGATGCTTTATAGGTACGAAACCCAGGCAGTGGGTAGTTTGGCTACCATGAGCAGAATTTTGGTACAACACGTCGTACCATACTTTAGCTGGGAAGACTCCTTTTCTAGCTTTGTACCATAGAGATCCATCTCCAGTGGTTAGATTTGAGCATGGGAGTACTAGGGTTTCAGTGGTTGAGAACTCGGGATGAAGTATTGGAGCTACTCAAGTTGAATCTCTAGAGAGCCCAACAAAAGATGAAGTCACAAGCTGACAGGAAGAGAAGAGAGGCCCAATATGAAGTTGGGGATCGGCAGAGATCGGTGGCTTTACGTCGCAATGAGAAGCTGGCGCCGAGTTTTTCGGACCTTTTCCAGTCTTGGCACGAGTAGGGACAGTTGCTTATCGCCTCCGGCTACCTCAAGACTCAACCATACAACCAGTTTTCATGTATCACTTCTTCGTCCTTCTTTAGGACCACAGCAGCAAGCATCTGTCTTACCTCCGGAGGTGGCAGCAGACATGGAATGGATTTTAACACCTGATCATGTATCACTTCTTCCTTCTTTAGGACCACAGCAGCAAGCATCTGTCTTACTTCCGGAGGTGGCAGTAGACATGGAATGGATTTTAACAcctgagaaagtgcttgacatgCGCCCGGGAACATACAAGACTCCTCCACAGGCCTTGATCAAGTGGGTCAACCTCCCTGAATTTGAAGCAACATGGGAAGATTTTCCAACTTTGCAGCAGCAATTTCCTGAATttaaccttgaggacaaggtcaGTCTTTGGGCAGGGGTATTGATAGACCACCACTGTCGTACGTGTATGCTAGAAGGAAAGGAAAGAGTATATCGGTAGCCAAGTCAGCTGAGGGCAGTGCAGGGAATTAGTCTTTAGAAAGTGGTTATGTGAGTTATTGTAGCCTAAGGGCAGGTGCAGGGGTGCATGGGTGTACCTAGTAGTAAGAAAATAATAGAGAAGTATAGGGTAACCAGAGGGGTGTGGATTATCTGAGTAAACTTATATTTGGAGAGACATGGGCTCTCAAATTCCTGTTAGTTCAATGAAAAGTTGCACTGATTTCTGTCCTAGATCTATTTTTTTCTGTTTCTGTAACAGTTAATTGGCAGGGTATACCTATCAGATATTTCACTGTTTTCCCATTTTTATTTGCgttatcatttataatttaagatctctctgtttatttttatttacagATTCTTCTTTCCATACTCTTTTTTCTTTCCCTTAAATTGTTAAAAAGTAAAGAGAAGTCAATGATGCCTTTTTATATGGATAATTTTATGTGAGGAGCAAAGCATGCACTAAATAAGTTAAGGCAATGAAATTGAATATAGGTCTGGCCAATATTTCTGGGAAGCTGAATTGTTTAGGAAAGGTTGATGTATTTGACAAAGGGAATCTAAAGTTTGAAGAAATCCCCTGGTATAGTATTCAACTTTGTCTAGCTACTACTCTAGGGAAATTCTATCTAGTTATAGTTACTATTATATTATTGATTTAATCCTCATTGTTGGTTCTTGTTGTTGCTGCTCCTATACTATTTTAATACTACTGACTTGTTAATAATTTGAATATTTCAGTTGTATGAAATTTATTGCTTATTATTATGTTTGTGCTCCCATTAGCACAAGTCCATCCAAAAGATTAATTAATGAAATTCTTGGTATTATTTTCTAGGAATTATTTGCGGATACTTAAAGGATTATGGTAATGTTTTTCAGGAATTCTCTCCTGGATCCAGTGGACGAATGACTACAATGGGTGCATATGTGCGCGATTTGCTTCTTGGACAGGTATGTTCCCAACTTATGCATGCTTTATGTTTTTCAAGTAATGTGGTGCCTACACTATAGCCTTTGTTTGGTATTAGATGTCCAACCTTTGTCTTTTTATAAATGGGAAAGATCTTAATTGCAcacaaatgaatatatatatatatatagggtaaatacttatttggtaccctgtattttattgaaatacaaacttggtaccctctgttttggATAATTATCATTCGATACCCAGTATTTGCAAAATCTACATGCTTTAGTACTCTGAGTGATTACATTTTTATTACTAAGTTTACTCCTGATAGTCTGATTATTATAtggttttgttatttttaaatggtGTTAAAATATTGtctaaattaaatattaaaaacaaaaaaagagaACAGGTAATATATTATAACAAAAAAGAATATTAGAAAAGGTAGAGATTAAAATTTGGGCTTTTCTCATTCCTTTGTTTCCCTTTCACATTCATCTTAAGCTCCATTATCTTTCTTGTTAATTGGCAATCAAAAGCAGCTAATATTGCGACGGCAGCAATAATAGATGGTCGAGTATCAGTCAAACTAGCCTCTAAATCAGATAAAACAGACTGAATAGCAAAGAATCTGACCCAAAAAAAAGAGAGGGAGAGATTGATTATAAGTGGCAAATATAACAAAAACTAATAGTCTGGGATTTACCTTTTGCCATGGCCACAATCAGATGAACAACACTAGAGACTAGTCATCTAGAGAAGTAAAAGGAGTTATTGATCCCAATTTCCAGTCCAAAGTACTTAAAATCAATAGCTCCATTCTCTGAATGACATTACTGTCAAAGTCATAATCTGAAGTTGGGAATTCTGAGAGTATTGGGACATTGCATTCCTCCATCTTAGCCGCCAATGATAAACAAGCTACTAATAATGATAATTGAATAGCCCACATCTTCCCATTCTGGTTTTATTTATCATCTTCGAATGATGGAAACGATTGGGGAAAACGAAGGTTAGAGAAAAGCCCCAATTTTTAATCTCTGCCTTTTCTAATattcttttttgttttaatatattaattgttttcttttttctttttaatatttaattcataaaatattttaacatcatttaaaaataacaaaaccaTATAATAAACAGAATATCAGGGGTAAATTTggattattaaaaatttaatagcACTCATGGTACTAAAGTGTGTAGATTTTGTAAATATGGGGTATCAATTGATAAGTATTAATTATCCATAATATAAGTACTaagtttgtatttcgataaaatatATGATACCAACTCAGcattttccatatatatatatattaacatctTTTGCAGTGAATTTGATTCTTTGTCTTGCCTCTCTATATATAAATGCgtactagtatatatatatatatatatagatgtttGTATATAAAATACTGATTTAGGTGAGTGGAATGTAGGAGAATCTATGCTGTCTATACTTTTCATGTAATCATTCAATATCTTGGTTATCATCCAAGCTAGCTGAATGGTCAATGCCTTAGATTAGTTTCTATTGCTGTAGTGGTATTCCATATTTCATTGTTTTCTGTTGAGCTCTCTATTTCTTTATTAATACTTTAATTACCTAAGCTCATTGTCTTTCCTTTTCAATTGTTGACGGATAAAGAAGTtaatacaattttaattattggTACAGTATTACTTCGATACCCTCTTTCCGCGAATTCCTGTTCCTGTAATGCGCCAGGTTACTGCTAATCTTGATAAGATGAATCTTCCATCCAAGCATTCGGGTGTGACAGGAGATACCACCCGGCATGGATCTGATGATACTGCTCGACGTCCTCCATCAGTGAAAGCTGCTCTTTCTGTCTCTTTTGGTCAGCGTGCTCCTCATCGTGCCTCAACTAGGGATTCCTCACCTGTTCGTCGCACTCTTCCACCACCTCCTCCTTATGACAGATCCACCACTGAGGATGTACGAAGCCGACGCAGCCAGAGTCGTGAATATTCTGACAGAGAGCATCGTGACAGGGATAATGAAAGGGACCGGAATAGAGACAGGGATAATGAAAGGGAACGGAATAGAGACAGAGATAAGGAAAGAGACCGGGAGCGTGATCGTGATCGTGAAAGGGACAGAGATAGGGACCGAGAAAGGTACAAGGAGAGGGAGCGTGATCGGATCAAGGAGAGAGACAGGGACAGAGAAAGAGATAGGGACAGAGACAGGGTCAGGGTCAGGGACAGAGAAAGAGAAGGGGATAGAGAATCCAGCTATGATTATGATCGTAGGTCCAGATATGGAGAAAGAGAAGGCCGAAGGGACTATGAGAAAAGTGACCGTGATGGTAGCAGACATTATCGCAGTAGAAGCCGGAGCCGCAGTCGAAGCAGGAGTAGAAGTCATAGCTTGCAAACTGCAGCTGTGCCTTATTCAAGCCCACAGAGAGATGCGAACAAGGAAAGGACATCAGCATCTAGCAACCTAGCCAAGCTTAGGAACATGTACGGTGATTTAGGCAGTCAAAAAGGGGATGGTGGTACGGACAGGGCTACTGGAAGCAGCAATGGTGGTGAAGAGGTTATTAGACTTGGTGGTTCTTCTTGGAAATAGTTGAAAGAGTTTCGATAGCCATTTCTTTATCATTGTGTTATCTTCATTCAGGATCAAGATAGCTAATGAAGTCTTTCTTGATTCTCATTGGCCCCTCGTATTTTTCTCTTTAAAAGTAGtcgaagaacaaaaaaaaagtaaagacAATTTGGTATTAGGGGGATGAGTAATGTACCAAAACATGTATActagattttttaattattattttatattgagaACCTCGTATATTTGGACAGTCCTTAAACCTTTGTCTCGCCTCCATAGATGTTTGTGACCTTATCTGCTTGAAACCTTTTTGAAAAAGTGTTGGATATAGTTATTCTTGTATTTAATTCAATATTTGGTTCTGCTTTTTTGGATTACTCAGCAGATTGAGAGTAGAGATTTCGAAGATGATAATTACCGAGCTTTAGATTAGGATGTCAATTTAACCTGCGGGATAGGGTCCCCGTGACCCGCGGGGGCGGGGAACATGACTCTTGTCCCGAATTCGTCTTGTTTACattgtaatttatatttttaatataaatattattaaaaatatataatataataacttatataaaaatatatatttattaattgtataatttattattttctaattattttatgttaaaaaatagtaattattttaatttattttattaattttagaaaaaaaattaaacatttttattaaacGGATACCCGATGGAACCCCGACCTCGAGACGGGACGGAGGAGCCATCCCCGACCCCACCCCGCCCCGTCTGCATCCCTACTTTAGATTCTCATTTTACAGTGTGTAACTTCATTCATGCTACTTATTAtgccatttttattttattttataggaATTCACTTCACATAGGCCAATATATTGAAATTTACGGAAAATAGTTGTCACTTTCAATGGCTCATTAGCAATTTGTAATCTGCGGTccattttcaataaaaaaaagaaagaggtACAAATATATTCATTAGAAAGAGATAAATCTTTTAATTAAGATGGGTTATTGATTCTGATTCATTATGTTTATTTATATGCTGAAATGTGTTGACGCTGAGAAATTAATAAAGGTAGCACTTAATATTCTATTTACGCCGTAAAATGTGAAttaaattagggtttgtatattttTGGTCTTTTGTATTTTTCCAATTACGAATTTAAGAAAATTTTAAAAGATTCTGTCTTGTAATATGGTAAAAAAATGTCGTCCACCAAATACCCTCTATTTATATTAACCAGTcacttttaatttatatttaaatagtttttacaattaataaataaataactaaactaaaaataaataaaacatctcTCTAGCTCCCAACCAATTCGTATTTACGCATTCATCTAATTTTATGCCGATCATCATAAGAAGAGTGAGCTGTTATGTAGTAATAGACCATGACCCAACGATGTCAAATAAAAACACAAAATGAAGTACTCAACGTAAGCCAGGGAATGAGAAGCATAAACAGAGAAGTTTGATTAATTATAAGTTACCACGTCGAATAACAAATTACAAACAAAAACAAATCCATACTCAATAGTGATCTAGCTATATATAAATGCCTCATGGACACacaaatatcaaaatataattcgATCACAGAGAAATAAAACTGATAATTAATTAAGCCAATAAATAACAAATAGTTACGTAGAGGTAGTGGTAGATGGTGGTGTTAATTTCAACAAACACCATTGGTCTTCTTCCTGTCCAAGACGAACTTCTTCCAAATGGTAGTGATCTCCCTTTGCATCTCCAAGGCACTCTTCTTAGCAATGACAGGACTACCGGGAGGAACAAGGTCATTgtcatcctcagtgacagccatcTTGGCAGTGAGAAGCTTCGAGGGAAGAGCATCAAGCTCATTAAGAACTTTCTGGATATCATTGACCAGACGCTCGGCCAAGGTGCGTGAGAAGTCTTCTCTTATCACGACGCGCAGCACAGTGATGTGCTGGGCATCGGGAGGCATGGTGTAGGCCGGGACAATCCAGCCGAAGCGCCTCAGCATGTCCGACACCTCGAACTCGTTGTGGCTATGGTTGTCTTTCAATGAGAAGGCCACCAATGGTACTCCTTGGTCTTTAGAGATTATGTTGAACCGACCTGTTTTCTCCAAACCTTCTTTCAGTACTATCATGTTCTCCGTACAATTCTCCATGACATTCCTGTAGCCCTCATAACCCAACCTTATTAGTTGGTAGTACTGAGCAATGACTTGGCTAGAACCTGTAAATTGTATAGTAGAGTTATTAGAGAAAGAATTTAAACTCAAGACTCAATTATGTTGAGAGAAATCGTAGGTGTATACCTTTTGAGAAGTTGAGAGTGAAAGTGGGTTGGTCCGCCCCAAGATAGTTGATGTGGAAGATGAGCTCATCTGGTAAGTCTTCTTTGCTTCTCCAGACGACCCAACCGATTCCGGCATAGACCAAGCCGTACTTGTGCCCACTAACGTTGATGCTCTTCACAAGCGGGAGCCGGAAGTCCCATTCCAGTTCCGGATATAGAAATGGTGCTATGAAGCCACCACTTGCTGCGTCCACGTGAATGGGAGTATCCCatctgcatatatatatatatatatatatatatatatccaaatcatTAATCGTAATCATTCGTTTTCAATGGAagagttatttattttttttaaaaaagataaGAGGGTTAAAACACTATGAATTAAGATCCCATATGGAGCTCATGTAGCTCGTCCCCTGAATGCGTATGAAAATA
It encodes the following:
- the LOC133818684 gene encoding pre-mRNA splicing factor SR-like 1 isoform X1, which translates into the protein MEIQTCGKPIDSLLEKVLCMNILSSDYFKELYRLKTYHEVIDEIYNQVDHVEPWMTGNCRGPSTAFCLLYKFFTMKLTVKQMHGLLKHTDSPYIRAVCVHVFYKPRLEFPYFFELLRLSVSEAKVGFLYLRYAADPKTLWSWFEPYVKDEEEFSPGSSGRMTTMGAYVRDLLLGQYYFDTLFPRIPVPVMRQVTANLDKMNLPSKHSGVTGDTTRHGSDDTARRPPSVKAALSVSFGQRAPHRASTRDSSPVRRTLPPPPPYDRSTTEDVRSRRSQSREYSDREHRDRDNERDRNRDRDNERERNRDRDKERDRERDRDRERDRDRDRERYKERERDRIKERDRDRERDRDRDRVRVRDREREGDRESSYDYDRRSRYGEREGRRDYEKSDRDGSRHYRSRSRSRSRSRSRSHSLQTAAVPYSSPQRDANKERTSASSNLAKLRNMYGDLGSQKGDGGTDRATGSSNGGEEVIRLGGSSWK
- the LOC133818684 gene encoding pre-mRNA splicing factor SR-like 1 isoform X2, which codes for MEIQTCGKPIDSLLEKVLCMNILSSDYFKELYRLKTYHEVIDEIYNQVDHVEPWMTGNCRGPSTAFCLLYKFFTMKLTVKQMHGLLKHTDSPYIRAVGFLYLRYAADPKTLWSWFEPYVKDEEEFSPGSSGRMTTMGAYVRDLLLGQYYFDTLFPRIPVPVMRQVTANLDKMNLPSKHSGVTGDTTRHGSDDTARRPPSVKAALSVSFGQRAPHRASTRDSSPVRRTLPPPPPYDRSTTEDVRSRRSQSREYSDREHRDRDNERDRNRDRDNERERNRDRDKERDRERDRDRERDRDRDRERYKERERDRIKERDRDRERDRDRDRVRVRDREREGDRESSYDYDRRSRYGEREGRRDYEKSDRDGSRHYRSRSRSRSRSRSRSHSLQTAAVPYSSPQRDANKERTSASSNLAKLRNMYGDLGSQKGDGGTDRATGSSNGGEEVIRLGGSSWK
- the LOC133818684 gene encoding pre-mRNA splicing factor SR-like 1 isoform X3, which codes for MCSCVGFLYLRYAADPKTLWSWFEPYVKDEEEFSPGSSGRMTTMGAYVRDLLLGQYYFDTLFPRIPVPVMRQVTANLDKMNLPSKHSGVTGDTTRHGSDDTARRPPSVKAALSVSFGQRAPHRASTRDSSPVRRTLPPPPPYDRSTTEDVRSRRSQSREYSDREHRDRDNERDRNRDRDNERERNRDRDKERDRERDRDRERDRDRDRERYKERERDRIKERDRDRERDRDRDRVRVRDREREGDRESSYDYDRRSRYGEREGRRDYEKSDRDGSRHYRSRSRSRSRSRSRSHSLQTAAVPYSSPQRDANKERTSASSNLAKLRNMYGDLGSQKGDGGTDRATGSSNGGEEVIRLGGSSWK
- the LOC133818686 gene encoding glutamate decarboxylase 1; this encodes MVLSKAVSQSDVSVHSTFASRYVRTSLPRFRMSDNSIPKEAAYQIINDELMLDGNPRLNLASFVTTWMEPECDKLIMSSINKNYVDMDEYPVTTELQNRCVNMIAHLFNAPLGESEAAVGVGTVGSSEAIMLAGLAFKRKWQNRRRAQGLPIDKPNIVTGANVQVCWEKFARYFEVELKEVKLREGYYVMDPEKAVELVDENTICVAAILGSTLNGEFEDVKLLNDLLVKKNEETGWDTPIHVDAASGGFIAPFLYPELEWDFRLPLVKSINVSGHKYGLVYAGIGWVVWRSKEDLPDELIFHINYLGADQPTFTLNFSKGSSQVIAQYYQLIRLGYEGYRNVMENCTENMIVLKEGLEKTGRFNIISKDQGVPLVAFSLKDNHSHNEFEVSDMLRRFGWIVPAYTMPPDAQHITVLRVVIREDFSRTLAERLVNDIQKVLNELDALPSKLLTAKMAVTEDDNDLVPPGSPVIAKKSALEMQREITTIWKKFVLDRKKTNGVC